In Halorubrum sp. PV6, a single window of DNA contains:
- a CDS encoding PotD/PotF family extracellular solute-binding protein: protein MRETEADRSQTVRRRDFLAAGGATAAVGLSGCLDAVGQSGGGDGTLRVSAWSGTNETVFREVIKPRYEAETGNTLEVTGNWQGILSKIRQSPADDPPFDVTVGVGRTNYLGQQDDLWEPVDYDRLSNAEGIKPRLREFQMAEVGVPVAYGVHAYVYNEDAASWTPESWSDVQSPEAEGIALPSDFWLKLFMMAALLEDDEPMADEVYDRRYMDALFETIEGLPVSTFYQGTQQLWTALGEGLADVGHYFFAYGLKRAETTDEYPIGVTVPEPTTGYVDYYQIVRGTDNVDMAHEFIDFLLDPDTQSAYAEEFNLGFSHEETTYPDQTATQLPTTNDELDSVAFQNFAGVADFSGEMNERFRTFVQDN, encoded by the coding sequence ATGCGAGAAACAGAGGCTGACCGGTCTCAGACCGTTCGACGACGCGATTTTCTGGCTGCCGGTGGCGCGACCGCTGCGGTCGGACTGAGCGGGTGTCTCGATGCGGTCGGACAGTCGGGCGGCGGCGACGGAACGCTCCGGGTATCGGCTTGGAGCGGCACGAACGAAACCGTCTTTCGCGAGGTCATCAAGCCCCGTTACGAGGCCGAGACGGGCAACACGCTTGAGGTGACGGGCAACTGGCAGGGGATCCTCTCCAAGATCCGGCAGTCGCCCGCGGACGACCCGCCCTTCGACGTGACCGTCGGCGTGGGTCGGACGAACTATCTCGGGCAGCAGGACGACCTCTGGGAGCCGGTCGACTACGATCGGCTCTCGAACGCCGAGGGAATCAAACCGCGGCTCCGCGAGTTCCAGATGGCCGAGGTCGGCGTTCCGGTCGCTTACGGCGTCCACGCCTACGTCTACAACGAGGACGCCGCGTCGTGGACGCCCGAGTCCTGGAGCGACGTGCAGTCTCCCGAGGCCGAGGGGATCGCGCTCCCCAGCGACTTCTGGCTCAAGCTGTTCATGATGGCGGCGCTGTTGGAGGACGACGAGCCGATGGCCGACGAGGTGTACGACCGACGGTACATGGACGCGCTTTTCGAGACCATCGAAGGGCTCCCGGTGTCGACGTTCTACCAGGGGACCCAGCAGCTCTGGACCGCTCTCGGCGAGGGGCTGGCCGATGTCGGGCACTACTTTTTCGCGTACGGGCTCAAGCGCGCGGAGACGACCGACGAGTACCCGATCGGCGTCACCGTCCCGGAGCCGACGACGGGATACGTCGACTACTACCAGATCGTCCGCGGTACGGACAACGTCGACATGGCCCACGAGTTCATCGACTTCCTGCTCGACCCGGACACGCAGAGCGCCTACGCCGAGGAGTTCAACCTGGGGTTCTCTCACGAGGAGACGACCTACCCCGACCAGACCGCGACGCAGCTCCCGACGACGAACGACGAGCTCGACAGCGTGGCGTTTCAGAACTTCGCCGGCGTCGCCGACTTCTCCGGCGAGATGAACGAGCGGTTCCGCACGTTCGTCCAAGACAACTGA
- a CDS encoding ABC transporter ATP-binding protein: protein MSGLELDGVAVAYGDTTAVEDLSLSVESGELFCLLGPSGSGKSTVLRAIAGFETPDRGRVTIGTDTVTDAPPYDRDCSMVFQDWALFPQQTVLENVAFGPKMDGVDRETREARAREMLELVEMTGHESDRPAELSGGQKQRVALARSLAVDPELLLLDEPLSNLDRKLRETMQLELKRIHDRVGTTMVYVTHDQDEAFTLADRMAVMNEGRLVQVDVPERVYDDPADRFVESFLGTTNFVAATVERAGDCPRLSTPMGLAFEAPIDGEGLARGDDVTVSLRPERLAVSAGSAPAAVDGGVSARSGGAGRVAATGTVVETIHRGSDVRVRLSVGDAELFVEQSAAAAVRLSPGDDVTVEFAPADATYFDATGGRCR from the coding sequence ATGTCGGGGCTCGAACTCGACGGGGTGGCCGTCGCGTACGGCGACACGACCGCCGTCGAAGACCTCTCGCTGTCGGTCGAGTCGGGGGAACTGTTCTGTCTGCTCGGGCCGAGCGGCTCGGGGAAATCGACCGTCCTACGCGCCATCGCGGGGTTCGAGACCCCGGATCGCGGGCGGGTCACCATCGGCACCGACACCGTGACCGATGCCCCGCCGTACGACCGCGACTGCTCGATGGTGTTCCAAGACTGGGCGCTGTTCCCCCAGCAGACGGTCCTCGAAAACGTCGCGTTCGGGCCGAAGATGGACGGCGTAGACCGCGAGACCCGCGAGGCGCGGGCCCGAGAGATGCTCGAACTGGTCGAGATGACCGGCCACGAGAGCGATCGGCCGGCGGAGCTGAGCGGCGGGCAGAAACAGCGGGTCGCCCTCGCCCGCTCGCTGGCCGTCGACCCCGAGCTGCTGTTGCTCGACGAGCCGCTGTCGAACCTCGACCGAAAGCTCCGAGAGACGATGCAGCTCGAATTAAAACGCATCCACGACCGAGTCGGGACGACGATGGTCTACGTCACCCACGACCAAGACGAGGCGTTCACGCTCGCCGACCGCATGGCCGTCATGAACGAGGGGCGGCTCGTGCAGGTCGACGTGCCCGAACGCGTGTACGACGACCCGGCAGACCGGTTCGTCGAGTCCTTCCTGGGAACGACGAACTTCGTCGCCGCCACCGTCGAACGCGCGGGCGATTGCCCGCGCCTCTCGACGCCGATGGGGCTGGCCTTCGAGGCGCCGATCGACGGCGAGGGGCTCGCCCGCGGCGACGACGTGACCGTCTCGCTCCGGCCGGAACGGCTCGCGGTGTCGGCCGGATCGGCCCCTGCAGCCGTCGACGGCGGCGTCTCGGCGCGGTCCGGCGGCGCCGGGCGCGTCGCGGCGACCGGCACCGTCGTCGAGACGATCCACCGCGGCTCCGACGTGCGGGTCCGCCTCTCGGTCGGCGACGCGGAGCTGTTCGTCGAGCAGTCGGCCGCGGCCGCGGTCCGGCTCTCGCCCGGTGACGACGTGACGGTCGAGTTCGCGCCGGCCGACGCGACCTATTTCGACGCGACGGGGGGACGGTGTCGCTGA